The nucleotide sequence AGccttattatcctcattttgccaACAAGGCAATGGAAGCTCCAAGAGCTTctgagacttgcccaaggttgccTGACCTGTAGGGGCAGAGTGAGGGCCTGAGCTCAGACCTTCACATTCCAGAGCCCAGGCACATTCCACAGcaccaggtgccctgggaggCCTGACCAGCTGCCTCACCCAGTGCCATTTGCATTTCAAGAGGGCACCAGgattcccctcccccgccaagaGTGAGCTGCTCCTGGTAGAAGGTCAGGGTCAGTGGGCCTGAAGTATTGGAAAGGGCAGTGTCTTCCCAGACCTGGAGAAATACCCCATATATGAGGTCTTTGGGCCCTATTCAGAaagccccactttttttttttttttttttaagattttatttatttatttgttggagggagagcacaagcacagggagctgcaggcagagggagaagcaggtttccccgctgagcagggagcctgatgcaggactcgatcccacatgacctgagccagaggcagacacttaatggactgagccacccaggcgtcccaaggaagCCCCACTCTTGATTCACCCTCTTCCCTACTGTAAGTCCTGGTAAaagggacagacacacagatatgGGTGTCTACAAAGCCTTGGTAGCTCTGCCTGGGGCGAAGGGTGGTGAGGCTCATGGAGGGAGAGGTCTATTCAGGGTCCTTCTTGAGTCTCTAGCTGgaaatggcaaataaaaatagggtagtgaggggcgcctgggtggctcagtgggttaagcctctaccttgggctcgggtcatgatctcgggatcctgggatcgagccccacatggggctctctgcttggcagggagcctgcttccccctctctctctgcgtctctgcctacttgtgatctctgtctctgtcaaataaataaataaataaagtcttttttaaaaaaaataggatagtGAGAGGGAAGGGACTGGTGAGACCCTCTACTTGACTTCTAGACTTCCTTGCCCCTGGCATGGGAGGCTTAAGTGCGGGCTGAGGAAGCAGGTGGGTAGTTAGGGATCTTCCTCAGAGCTCTAAGGCAGGTTCTCAGCCTTGGCGGTGCTGACACTGTGTGCAGAGGATTCTGTGTTGGGGGCCTGTCCTGGCTCTGTAGGATATTTACCTGCCAGTAAATATGTCCTGGCCTCTCCCCACTGGATGCTGGGATCATCCCCACCGTGAAAAGCAAAAATGTCTCCGGGCATTGCTAAGTGGTTTCCTGGAGAGAAAAACAGCCCTGGTTGTGAACCACTCCTCTGAAGTCACACACACAGgtatcctccccccacccccatctccacccAGTGCACTTGACAGGAGAACCCGAGAGGGGAGGAGATGGTTAAATGAAACCAGATGGTAACCCGGAAAGTATGCATTCAGgccccaccctcccccagagCTGGCAAGTGCTGGGCCCTAGGCTGGTGATGGGTGTTCTCAGCCCTCTGAGGTTAGTCACCTGGAGCCTGGCTGGGCCCTTGGAGGGGGTAGGGCAAGGCTGGGCTGCCTgggcttcctctccctcctcccccctccttttctccctcctcctccccttgcccctcctccctggtgtcttctcttcctcctccctttcctcctcttccttgccTTGCGGCAACGCCACTCTGCCCCAGTTTCTGTGAGGGCCTCATCCCTGGATGTGCTGAAGGCTCTGGGTGACCCCACTCCAGGGCCCCAAAGTTTGCTGTAGCAGCCACTGAGGCATAGCTGACAGGTGGACCGAGGGCAGGAGGGCCTCCAAGGCAGGGCCTGGGCAGGgccagaggcagggcaggggtcgGGTGGGAGCATTCCAGCCTTGGTTCCCGCACTAAGTAGTCTCCGCTGTGGGACTTCTGCAGGTCCCCATTAGCAAAACTGTCGCTTTTCCCTCCGTGGGTCTCTGGTCAGACACCCCCAGCCATTCTGAAAGCACATGCTCCTGTCACTCCTGACAAGCCTCCCAAGTCCAAGAAGCAGGGACCAGATGGCCGAGACCGGGGAGGCTGGTGGGCGCTGCAGGTCCTCATCTCCACGGCTGTGGGCCGAGCCCTTCTGCAATGTCAAGGGGACCGGAACCCCACATCCTCAGAAGCATACTTCCTACGCTGAACTTCCTGCATGTCCAGCACtgccccacaacaaagaattctcAGTGCCCAGGGTCCGTGGTGCTGAGGGCAGGACGCCCCGCACTATAGGGCTTCGTGAGTGTGCTTCCATTTGTGTTATTTGCACACTCGGAGTCTGGCCTATAAGAGGAGTTATTTTGAATGAGTGACTGCGTGAGGCAAACAAGGCTACAGCCTCAGCGGTGCTAAGCAAGGGTAATGCCAAAAGCCAGCATTCACAGCCCTGCAGCCTTCCTGGCCACTGGGGAGGTCTGGCTGCCCTTGCCCTCAGCGGCTCCCCTGCTGCCCTTGACGGAACGGAACGTGGGTAGACCCACACGCCCCTCCCCGTAGACATAGTAGGCATGGTGGGGCGTAGTGTGTGGACCGCGGGgtcaggcagacctgggttcagTCACTGGCCCTCTGCCCCTAGATGGACAATGACGCTCCTTATAGTTGAATGCTCAACTATAAATAGGACTAAGTAACAGTATCTTCCTTAAAGGGTACTGGGAGGATTAGAAGAGATAATCCACATAAAGGGTTCGATGCTGTGCTCGCAGCAGGTGGGGAAGAGTGATTGTTGATTACTGGCATCGGAGCCCATTTCCGGTGTTGCCCCTCTGCTTGTAACACCCCCAACCCCGTCCCTGCTGCTGAGTCCAGAAGAGTGTGGGAAGGCTGCTGAATACTTGGTCGCCCCTCTCTCCAGCTCAGCCGTGTGCCAGCCCTGGGATAAGCCCCAGCGACACAAAGGCGACTAGGATGTGGTCCTGAACACTGCGAGCAGTTCACGAGCCATTGGAACACTGGCAGGAGCCTGGAAGGACTGGGATCTGGGGTTAGGATGAGGCCAGCACAGCAGCCAGGGCAGCGAGAGGCCCCAAAGCATTCAGGGCCCTTGCTGACAGACTCAGAATTAGCTCCTCCTTGAAATGTGCACTGGCCTCTTCCTAGTCCCAGCCAAGCAAATGACCACACCCCAAGAGGAGGGCCTGAAGGCACAGAGGAAGATGAGATTAGGGCAGGAGCTGCAGTGccagaggcttcctggaggaggtgtcaAGAGCCTGCTGCCCTGGAAGGGGAAGTAGGATTTTGAAAGGCAAAACTGACAACACACACATTCCTGGGTAGGGACTTTTAGCACCAAAGCCTGCTTGGGAGGAAGGCCCTGGGCAGATGTGAGTTGGGCAAGTAGTTTGTAAATTAAATGCAAAAGAGCGTACATCATCTCTCAAGTACAGGGATTTCCTCTGGAAGATGGCAGTTCTCTGTAGCTGGGGGTTCCCTCCCAGGGACCCGGGGGCTGGAGGGCTGTGAGGCCTGGCAGAGTGGAAGTGGGTTCTCCTCGCTGCTGTGTCCTGGAGGAGCGGGACAGAGCCAGCCCGACACACAGGCATTTCGTCCTCTGGGTCGTGCTGTCATGTCTGTGAAGGTCCCCAGGACAACAGGCATCCAGTACCTGGGAGATAGTGTGGGGTCAGAGGTGAACCGAACACTTGGGTGTCACGAAAGTGGCAACGGAGGAGTAAATAAATGGCACTAGACCTGATGGGCATGGCCCTGGGGGCCTCCTGGAGGAATAGACCTCCGTGCCCCATCAACCAAGAGTGGTGATTATGGAGAGCCGCGTTGACACCTCGTAACAATGAGAGGCGTTCTAAGATAGAAGGGGTGGACTGGTTGGAATGGGGACTGCCCCTCGCTAGAACCCAGTTCAATTggaccaacatttattgagtgctcactGAATGCCTTGTTCTGgagtgaaagaaggaagaggatcTGGGAGGCTGTTATGTCAAGGGTAAGGGCGAGGGAGCACTGCCCTTAAGGAGCTCACAgctggaagggaaagagaatctcccTGACTGATGGGGGGCCGGGGGCATGCTGGGCTGGGGGAAGCACCCGAGCAAATGTCCAGGGGCTTTGAAGGACCAGGTGCCACCAGGGGTGATGGGCAGGAGGTCTGGCAAGAGCACAGGTGATGGGAACCCCGTCCTTAATGTCCTTGCCTTCAGGGCTGGCAGTACAGAGCAAAAGATGCTTTGAGGAGGAGAGCTACACAAGTTGGCCATTGATATGGAAAGATTCATTTGGTGTGAGTGTGAAGCCCAGGCTGAGAGGTCCGAGATGGGCCCTGGGGAGGGCTTGGTGGGAAGCCGGAGGAACCCTGCAAGAGAATGGAAGCCTGGTGGGAGTAGTGGCAGAGGAGGGCTGGATGAGAACCATATGGAGGACACTGACAGCCGTACATgagggagaggggtgagggatCACCTTGGCTTCTGGCCTCTGAGCTGGCAGAGGCCTCTGAGAAGCAGGCTGGGGTCTGCACAAGCCAGGGACATGTCAGGGGACCCTGAAGGCCACTCCCCCTTAGCTGGAGCTGTCTGGCTCCATGGCCAGCAGAGCTGTCAGCCAGAACCAGGCTGGCTCTAGAAGCTTCTGACTGGTGGCACCTTGCCTCTCATCCCACCCTTGGCCGTAGCAGTGGAAGCCCCAGTGTCTGATGCCTCAgctctccccttctttcctccctccccccccagaACTCAAAGAAACCCTCCTTACCCAGGCAGGAGCCGAAGACACCATCGGGCAAAAAGGTGAAGTCTCCATGCCCTCCCCTGTCCCGGTCATGGAAGCAGGACCGCGAGCAGACGCTGGCGGCAGCTTACGTGCCAGTGGTGGTAGACCCAACGGGGCAGAACCTGGACAAGCTCAGGTTCAACTTCTACACCTCTCAGTACTCCAATTCCCTGAACCCCTTCTACACCTTGCAGAAGCCTACCTGTGGCTACCTGTACCGAAGGGACACTGACCACACCCGCAAGCTCTTTGACGTGCCTCCTGCCAACCTGGCCTTGTGGCGCTCCTAGGCCCCCACCAGGCAGCAGCCCCCGCCTGCACCTTTCCCTCTGCAATCCTGGGTCCCAGGCAGGGGGGATGGGCTGCCTGTTCCAGGAGGAGTGGACTGAGCCTGGACTAGGAAAGCTGTGCCATGCCGAGTGTCAAGGATGACAAAGGGAGGTCCCTGTTCTTGGCAGCAATTAAAGTTGGTCCTTCCTTTCCCCAGCATCTGAATGAGTGGCTGCTGGTGGGTAAACCGAGGCCATAAGTTTGTTGTACAACAGATCAAGTCGAGAGGTGCCTGAAGACTTGGAAGGACTTGATTCGCAGCCCCCTCTCCTCAAGAGTGGCCTGCACACCCCTCCAGAGCCTGAGTCCTGGTGAAAGCTGAGGCTGGCCACACCCTCCCCATAGTCGAAGCTTGGCAACCGCTCCAGagtcaacaaagagaaaagtcaGCTGACTGTGAGCCACCGGAAAATGGGGAAGCCATGCAGGGCGAAACCCAGTCTCTGGGGAGGCCTCCTCTGCAGTCTGAGTCTTAGACCAAATCAGCCCTTCTGCAGTTCGTTGCTGGGCGGATGGATTTCCCATCTTGTTTCCCCTCTGGTCCGGAAGAGCTGACCCTGAGGTTAGTCGGGCTCACAGGCCATGCTTCCTGAGAAAGAGCGATGAAGGCAGAGGGCGCTTGACCCCGTGCAGTCCTGAGGGCGTCCCTGGCAGCTCTGGGACCCAGCGGTATTCTGGAATCAGATCAGACGGGCCTGAGGGGGCAGACGGGGGGCCTCTCCTCCCGAGTCCACAGCTGGTGACTCTGTGTTGGTGACTGCTAAGACCAGCAAACACCTGCAAGTTAGGGTTTCTCCTTTCCAGAGAGCCAGTTGTAAAGTGTCGGCCAGCACGTCACTGGGTGGGCCCAGCAGACTTCATCCTAGAGGTCACCGCTCATTCCAGGGAGAGGGGGCGGGCAGGGGTCGCGGGTACTGGTATACCCAGGGGAGCATCCTTCTGCAGTGGAAGAGAGTGGGGCCGGTGTGGGATGGAGGGACAGGATTCTGGAGACCCAGACACGCCGCCAAGGCATTGGCCAGGGCTCCCTGGATGCCTTTCTCTTTTCAGAGAAAGGATGCCCTTTCTCTGAAAAGAAGAgggtgggaagggaagaaggagcccCCCCAAAGGTCCCTCACAGGACAGAGTCcagggttttctgtttgttggcAGTAGGCTCTCTCTCAAAAGCCAGAGGCTTTCCTTCAGTGCCTGGCGATCCTTGGCTGGAAGCGGGCCCTTTGGCCTCTGGACCTGGTCGCTCCTGCCCAATTGTCAGTGTCGGAGTTGCCGGCCTGAGAAGGAGCTGGGGGTCTTTTCGTGTGCGAATTCTCCCTTAACTCCCAGTTTCTAGAGTGACCTTTCGCTCTTCTCCAGCCTCTTGGTCCAGAGCCCCAGAATAAGCAAcagcccgggggtgggggaaggagggccaGAGATGTCCGTCCTGCTGCCTTGCAGAGCTGTCTGGGGAACTTTCCACCTGGCCACCTTTTCCTGCCCCTGCCTGTCCTAACCCCAGCTTCCAGGGCACCTTCTGCACCCACGCCTGAGCCCGCAGGCTTCTGAGGCAGACACAGGCACTGCATCCGGACCATCCGCCTGCCCTCTCGAAGTGTTTGAGTTTTGACTTTCTGCCCTGAGACAGTTACCCATTGTCCATCTGCCTTCTGTTGTCCAGAATTTTACTAGAACCTCACTCctgctgtcttctttctctttgtctctgtgggTTGGTAGGTTTAAAACCATTATTGCCTTTTTTGTTGGAATGGAGATACATTCAAGTGTTCAGCCTAGGTGTAAAGAAAAGTCAAACATCCACTCCAGCATCCAACAGACCCTTGCTGAACACCTGAAGGCTGGGTCCTTAGGCTGCAGAAATGTCTGAGAACCGTCTCTGCACCCCCAAAACCTAAGAACCGGGTGGGCtgaagtggggatgggggtgggggcccagCATTTTCCCTTCCCCAACGGACTAATGCCCTTGCCTCTCCCCTGGAGAATGGTCTCCCCCTTGAGGTTCACCTTGGTAGAGCAGCCTTCCAAGGGACTTTTTATTAAAGAAGCTGACCCAGGTCCCACGTGGGTGTGGGCGGGATCAGTCCAGAAGGCAAAGACCCAGTGCTTAGGGCTCTGATCTGTTTCTGTTGGGGTGGAGAGTGGCGGCCAGGCAGCCTTGGAGGGGGATGGTTAGGCCTGGGACGGCTGCCCCTCCCATCTCTTCCCAGCCCGGTTTCTGCCTCCGCACACCTGCGCCAAGCGCTCCTTCTCCCTGGAACGGCTCAGCCAAGTGGGTCTTCTCACTCGGCTCTTGGCATCCGTCCCAGGAGGGATTCCTGAAGTCATGAAGCAGCCTGGGGAAGCCCCCAGGCCTCTGTCTGACGTGCCCACCACAGTGGGTGTGCACTTGGCTCCTCCATACCTCTCTGTGCGTTCACCTCTTCCTGGAGGCTTTGGTGTGGACCCCAGCCCTCCTGACCTGGCATCAGTGTCTGGGCGAAGAATGGAGAGCGGGACTGAGAGAAGCCACCGAAAGGGGAgaagctgggctctgggctggggaaGTCGGTGGATGTCATTCCCACCCGGGGTCTGAGAGAAAGGATGGGGGCCCCACATCCAAACATCCTGACCCCTGTCACTAGAATTGTCCCTGCAGACGGGCCATGGAGAAGCTGCTGGAGTCAGGGCTGGAGGGCTCCTCTACAtccacccctacccccccaccGCCGGGCCTTCCTCAGAGATTTAAAGGCTTGGGCTAAGAGCATGATGGTGAGGGGAAAATTCTGGTGCCACCACTTGGAATTTCTGTGAACCTCAGAATGATTTTTCTGTCCCCAGTTCCTCTTGGGTCACGTGGAAATAATCCCACCCCACAGGGCCATTGTAAGCCTCTTCCTTGAGCTTAGCTCGGTGCTCTGAACACAGGAGACACTGGATGGAGGCTCCGTCCTGCTCCAGCCTTCTTGAATTCTTCCTTTAATCAAGCACGCGTGCATTCGCTCACATTTTACTGTGCTCAGGCCCCTGTCGGTCAGGTGTTACCCTCAGAAAGATAACTTTCTGAGTTTCTGAGTCAGTGTTTAAGGAATGGAGTGTTTGCAGAGAAGGGGGCATCGCTGAAGGACAGGTGACACGCCCAGAGAGTGGCCACAGAGGGCAGCCCATCTTGCTTCCAAACCTGAGTGGTAAAGGGAGGTGGCTTTACCACAGGAGCCCAGGGAGAATGTTCCTAGGAGCTGTGGTTGAAGATAGAGAAACCAGCCAAACCACCTCTCTCCTACTACCAGCTGGTCTCCTTCCACGGCTTCCCAGGCATGAACCGCCGggagccagagggcaggggagccCGAGTGAGTGAGTCTACAGGGGTCAGCTTCTGGGAGCTCAGAGCACACAGAAAGCTGTagaatgagtggggagggggccaaCAGGACAACCAGCAACACGACCATGTGGAATTCAGGTACTAGGTCCGGAGCAGGAGCAAGAGATGAAGAGCACAGTGGCCTCTGCCCCAAGTTCCTGAGGACAGGCTGACAATACACAGCTGCTtataattcaagaaataaatgaacattatAAATGTTATAGAAGCGTGGACATTGTCATAGATGTGAAAGTGACCCCCGTGACTTCCATCTCCTACTCTTTCTGCCTTGCCACAGTCGTCCTGCTTTGGCGGGGGGGGAGACCCATGACTCGCAGCTCACCCACGGAACGTGCCAAAGGTAATGGGATGGCATCGCCTTGGGTAGGTACCCTACGTAAGCTTCCCCTGTAGTGGATTGGAGAGTGTCCTTGCTGCTTTATGAAATAAGGAGCCACATTGGGGAGTCCATGGAACAAGGAACTTTGGACAGCTTCTAGAAATCTCAGGCAGCCTCTAGGACCCGAGAGTGGCCTCCAGACAATATCTAGCACGAAGCCAGAGCCCTCAGTCCGAGAGCCAGGAAATGAATTCTCCCAAGCACATGAATGAGGGGAAGTGGATTCTTCCCCAGTCAAGCCTCCAGACTCAGACACAGCCCAGATGACACCTTGATCCCAGCCTTTCAAGACGCGGGACAGGGGACCCAGGGAAACTATGCCCGGACTCCTGGCCCCCAGCAACTGTGGGATAATGTGTAGAGTTAGCAGCCACTGACTTTGTGGTAATGTTAAAGCAGCGTAGAAAGCTAACATAACACATAAGCAAACAGTAGGCTGAGGCGAGAAAAACGAATTCTGCGGAGATTCACAgaggagggggtgtgtgtgctcACACAGGAAGGGTGGGGAGACGATGTGAATAGGGAGCGGTGGAAAGATGATTGTCCCCTCACCCCTGAGCCCTTCACCCCAAACCCCGAAGCTGAGAGGACTCCAAGAACAAGGATGCCAGCCTGGGCCCACGGAGTTCACTGGAGGAGTGTCCCCCCCGCACCAAACCCAGCCTAGGGTGCCCTGTGTTCATCACTTTGGGCAGAGGAGAGGCAAAGCAGtcctattcagttttttttttttctaaaacagctCTCGTCTCATGAGTAATATGAGTTCGTTATAAACCACTTAAAAAtatggataatttttattatttatttttttaaaaatagtttatttatttgacagagagaggcacagggagagagggaacacaagcaggggcagagggcgaggaagaagcaggttccctgctgggcagggagcccgatacagggctcagtcccaggaccctgggatcatgacctaagccgaaggtagacacttaacgactgagccacccagatgccccaggtaatttttaaaaagcaaagattaaaaTTTCACTGGTGATGTCATGACCCAGGTTTGAGCCTTGTTAACGAGTTGGCTGCTTCCTTCTAGTTCCAGATATCATGAACACGACAGTGTTGTGTGACAGGGGCAACCCTCATCCTGGACAGGCACTATGCTTGGCCTGGGACATTTCTGGGATGAGTAGTAGCAGCTCACCATGCACCTGTGTGCTggcgcactcacacacacacacacacacacacacacacatccctcagGCCGCTAGGCACACACTCAATGTTCCCCATCCCCATGCCCTGGGAGGGGATAGTATCAAGTGTGGATCAAATGGAAGGTTAAATTCAAGCCTCCGGGGATGAGTCTCTGGGAATGTAAGAGTATGGCCAGAAGAGGaccagtgagtgtgtgtgtgtgtgtgtatacaaggTTGTGTGTACTTATACAGTATTACGTTGGAGGAGGCTCCCCCTGGCTGCTCAGAACTCATCTTGGAAGCCCACAAACTCTGCATCACTCAGGTGTTCTTGTATATTAACTATCCATGATGTGACCGGAAGCCCTTAATTGTGCTGCCCAAGTGCAGTGCACAGCCTGGATAACTGTACATAAAGGTCCTGTCAGGAGCCCACAGTTGGCCCAGCTGTGGAAAAGGAACCAGCTCTATCTCACATGTACCTCAATTCCATGTCTGAGGGCAGGAACCAAAAACATTGAGAACCCACTCAAAGCAGGAGAGGATAATGGAGGTAATGGGATGAGAACAGCCACTGGCTCACCACCCACTCCGCCCTGGTAAGAAGGGATAAGGAGATTACAAAATGGGTAAGAACATCCTCTCACCTATCAGCTCAAGGCCGTAATCCTGGGCCTCTGCTTCCCTAAGCTCTGTTCTATTTTCACTCCTCTTTTCTACCCCATTGGCTGCGAGGGTTTAGTGGGGACTTAAGGCCTGTTCTCAGGCATCTTCTGGATTTGGTCGTGGGACTGCACAGCCCCCCATTACCTTTGTCCCTCTGCTCACCTCCTCCCGACATTTTCCTGCACTGTCTGATTCATCAGACCCTCTTTGCTGAGCTCGGGAGGCCTCCGGCCTCTGATCGAGGAGGGCCCAGGGTTAGAGAACCCAGCCGCCCTGTTGCAGGGGCTGCGGGGAACAGGATCCAGCCACCTGGGGCACAGGCCCCCCGCAGGCCTGGGAGATGGGCAATGTGATGGATGGGAAGTCTGTGGAGGAGCTGAGCAGCACCGAGTGCCACCAATGGTACAAGAAGTTCATGACTGAGTGCCCCTCCGGCCAGCTCACCCTCTACGAGTTCCGCCAGTTCTTCGGTCTCAAGAACCTGAGCCCGTCGGCCAGCCAGTATGTGGAGCAGATGTTTGAGACCTTTGACTTCAACAAAGTGAGcggaggcctgggtggggggtgctggaggCCCGGCCAATGCGGTGCTCGGGTAGGGGGTGCAGGGGCCGGAACATGGCGtctgctggaggagggggcaggcctGTTGGTGTATATGGGGTCCCTTTAGGGGGTCAACGGATCTCAcgttcattgagcacctactgtgagTCAGGCACTGGTGGTTCAAAAAGGAACCAGACCCTGTCTGCACCCTCACCTTCCAGGCAAGAACAGAGGGGTCCACAGGTTAGGGTGTCAGGAGACCCAATCTAATGATTTCCTCTGCCTCGTCCACACGCATGTCTCAGTTTACTCCAGAACGGGTGTGAACACCTACAAGACAGTGGTCGAG is from Mustela erminea isolate mMusErm1 chromosome 4, mMusErm1.Pri, whole genome shotgun sequence and encodes:
- the LOC116588621 gene encoding uncharacterized protein 114841037 isoform X5 — translated: MSRNSKKPSLPRQEPKTPSGKKVKSPCPPLSRSWKQDREQTLAAAYVPVVVDPTGQNLDKLRFNFYTSQYSNSLNPFYTLQKPTCGYLYRRDTDHTRKLFDVPPANLALWRS
- the LOC116588621 gene encoding uncharacterized protein 114841037 isoform X6; the protein is MPPARHPARAHPRQVLRAPPLACKCELPGQNSKKPSLPRQEPKTPSGKKKPTCGYLYRRDTDHTRKLFDVPPANLALWRS
- the LOC116588621 gene encoding uncharacterized protein 114841037 isoform X4 — its product is MPPARHPARAHPRQVLRAPPLACKCELPGQNSKKPSLPRQEPKTPSGKKVKSPCPPLSRSWKQDREQTLAAAYVPVVVDPTGQNLDKLRFNFYTSQYSNSLNPFYTLQKPTCGYLYRRDTDHTRKLFDVPPANLALWRS